One window from the genome of Anopheles coluzzii chromosome X, AcolN3, whole genome shotgun sequence encodes:
- the LOC120951646 gene encoding uncharacterized protein LOC120951646: protein MCNYQPRVNYSKLPKAAAPSISYRGESRGLKPQQTKILQYTKMKPPDKCTVDSSPSPAKPAHQGNGYVTVFASLTYCQQPAPIAAKPSPLAKVDSLRDPNVPRFPPPSNYSPELRCITGRGRAQATNPLQEAANHEQNVFLALI, encoded by the exons ATGTGCAACTATCAACCACGTGTCAACTATTCAAAACTCCCCAAGGCTGCAGCGCCATCTATCAGCTACCGGGGTGAATCTCGAGGCTTGAAGCCGCAGCAGACGAAGATTCTCCAGTACACCAAAATGAAGCCGCCAGACAAATGTACCGTCGACTCTTCACCGTCTCCAGCAAAACCCGCTCACCAGGGGAACGGCTACGTTACGGTATTCGCCTCACTAACCTACTGCCAGCAGCCAGCTCCAATTGCAGCGAAGCCCAGCCCGTTGGCGAAAGTTGACAG CCTTCGTGACCCAAATGTCCCAAGATTCCCGCCGCCCTCCAACTATTCCCCTGAGTTACGCTGCATTACGGGAAGAGGACGTgctcaagcgacgaaccccttGCAGGAGGCAGCAAACCATGAGCAAAACGTTTTTCTCGCCTTAATATGA
- the LOC120957794 gene encoding apolipoprotein D, whose amino-acid sequence MVRVTLHARSCCLLVALLLLLLLLVDDGAGQIPRRRPRNDRCPKVRAMRNFGLNAMMGSWYVIQYFASTEMFPEYGCMRSSFVTSDGYVTMNFTYVFLDDPLATFQQGNITWIIPNYGQPAHWVHAESSYEEIYNTYVIDTDYRSWALIMHCAEKTKSQKYLSALMLAREPTLGQNVINFLREKLPRYDIDVENMFPIPQTNCTRMDPNAYYSYQTAP is encoded by the exons ATGGTTCGTGTGACGCTGCACGCCCGGAgctgctgcctgctggtggcactgctgctgctcctcctcctgctcgtcGACGATGGGGCTGGGCAGATACCGCGACGACGGCCCCGCAACGACCGCTGCCCGAAG GTCCGGGCGATGCGCAACTTCGGGCTGAACGCGATGATGGGCTCCTGGTACGTGATACAGTACTTCGCCTCGACCGAGATGTTCCCGGAGTACGGGTGTATGCGCAGCTCGTTCGTCACCTCCGATGGGTACGTGACGATGAACTTTACGTACGTGTTTTTGGACGACCCGCTCGCCACCTTCCAGCAGGGCAACATTACCTGGATCATACCGAACTACGGCCAGCCGGCGCACTGGGTGCACGCAGAGAGTAGCT ATGAAGAGATCTACAACACCTACGTGATTGACACGGACTATCGGAGCTGGGCCCTCATCATGCACTGTGCGGAGAAGACGAAATCCCAGAAGTACCTCTCGGCGCTGATGCTTGCCCGTGAGCCTACCCTCGGGCAGAATGTGATCAACTTTTTGCG CGAGAAGCTGCCGAGGTACGATATAGATGTCGAGAACATGTTCCCCATCCCGCAGACGAACTGTACCAGGATGGATCCGAATGCCTACTACTCCTACCAAACAGCGCCGTAG